One genomic region from Equus asinus isolate D_3611 breed Donkey chromosome 8, EquAss-T2T_v2, whole genome shotgun sequence encodes:
- the MRPL40 gene encoding large ribosomal subunit protein mL40 isoform X1, with the protein MEPPPPPPPLPPAPPALRPSPAPRPQRRRAIAGPRPPPPPQPPPALGRRRRRHSRIPCAAPPPAAPGQRRKSRRAPAKSPRRETAPCADGAARLLRGQREAGRLRFGSGPGATAEERRTWTLGPGGGEGHPLGHSGRTAGSWPSQGRRPTTEGNAGGDVPAAEEIPRCRPQAKERPPRSARLLGTWQTQIRDTRRRASLLSFWDLVPMRAEPLRKKKKVDPKKDQAVKDRLKKRIRRLEKASQELIPIEDFITPLKFLDQARQRPHTELPFEEGERRALLLKKWSLYKQREHEMERDTIRSMLEAQQEALQELQLMSPELHEEAIKRDPSLFPFEREGPDYTPPVSNYQPPEGRYQDITKVYTQVEFKR; encoded by the exons atggagccgccgccgccgccgccgccgcttccTCCCGCGCCGCCCGCCCTCCGGCCGTCGCCCGCCCCGCGTCCTCAGCGCCGCCGCGCCATCGCCggcccgcgccccccgccgccgccacAGCCGCCCCCCGCgctcggccgccgccgccgccgccacagcCGCATCCCCTGCGCCGCTCCTCCTCCGGCGGCTCCCGGGCAACGCCGGAAGTCACGGCGCGCACCTGCCAAATCGCCCCGGCGGGAAACCGCTCCCTGCGCGGACGGGGCCGCCCGGCTCCTCCGCGGTCAGCGCGAGGCAGGGCGGCTCCGCTTCGGATCCGGCCCGGGCGCGACGGCCGAGGAGAGAAGG ACATGGACACTTGGGCCCGGAGGAGGCGAGGGGCACCCACTCGGCCACTCCGGCCGCACCGCGGGGTCTTGGCCCTCGCAGGGACGCAGGCCGACCACGGAGGGAAACGCTGGCGGGGACGTGCCTGCGGCGGAGGAGATCCCGCGGTGCCGGCCGCAGGCCAAGGAGAGGCCGCCGCGCAGCGCGAG GCTTCTGGGAACTTGGCAGACACAGATTAGAGACACCCGCCGGCGAGCTTCGTTGTTGTCCTTCTGGGATCTCGTTCCCATGAG AGCAGAACCTCTGCGAAAGAAGAAGAAGGTAGATCCTAAAAAAGACCAAGCAGTAAAGGACCGTTTGAAAAAGAGGATCCGACGACTGGAAAAGGCTAGCCAGGAGCTAATTCCCATTGAAGATTTTATTACACCTCTGAAGTTCTTGGATCAAGCACG ACAGCGGCCTCACACAGAGCTCCCCTTTGAGGAAGGCGAGCGGAGAGCTCTGCTCCTGAAGAAGTGGTCCCTGTACAAGCAGCGAGAGCATGAGATGGAGAGGGACACCATCAGGTCCATGCTTGAGGCCCAGCAGGAAGCTCTGCAGGAGCTACAACTCATGTCCCCAGAGCTCCATGAGGAGGCCATCAAGCGGGACCCCAGTCTGTTTCCCTTTGAGAGAGAAGGGCCAGATTACACACCACCGGTCTCCAACTACCAGCCCCCTGAAGGCAGGTACCAGGACATCACCAAGGTGTACACACAGGTGGAGTTCAAGAGATAG
- the MRPL40 gene encoding large ribosomal subunit protein mL40 isoform X2 yields MEPPPPPPPLPPAPPALRPSPAPRPQRRRAIAGPRPPPPPQPPPALGRRRRRHSRIPCAAPPPAAPGQRRKSRRAPAKSPRRETAPCADGAARLLRGQREAGRLRFGSGPGATAEERRTWTLGPGGGEGHPLGHSGRTAGSWPSQGRRPTTEGNAGGDVPAAEEIPRCRPQAKERPPRSARLLGTWQTQIRDTRRRASLLSFWDLVPMRAEPLRKKKKVDPKKDQAVKDRLKKRIRRLEKASQELIPIEDFITPLKFLDQARSICDWQWEACVICDYRDSLARKVSAPQLPTFGFVCSQTAASHRAPL; encoded by the exons atggagccgccgccgccgccgccgccgcttccTCCCGCGCCGCCCGCCCTCCGGCCGTCGCCCGCCCCGCGTCCTCAGCGCCGCCGCGCCATCGCCggcccgcgccccccgccgccgccacAGCCGCCCCCCGCgctcggccgccgccgccgccgccacagcCGCATCCCCTGCGCCGCTCCTCCTCCGGCGGCTCCCGGGCAACGCCGGAAGTCACGGCGCGCACCTGCCAAATCGCCCCGGCGGGAAACCGCTCCCTGCGCGGACGGGGCCGCCCGGCTCCTCCGCGGTCAGCGCGAGGCAGGGCGGCTCCGCTTCGGATCCGGCCCGGGCGCGACGGCCGAGGAGAGAAGG ACATGGACACTTGGGCCCGGAGGAGGCGAGGGGCACCCACTCGGCCACTCCGGCCGCACCGCGGGGTCTTGGCCCTCGCAGGGACGCAGGCCGACCACGGAGGGAAACGCTGGCGGGGACGTGCCTGCGGCGGAGGAGATCCCGCGGTGCCGGCCGCAGGCCAAGGAGAGGCCGCCGCGCAGCGCGAG GCTTCTGGGAACTTGGCAGACACAGATTAGAGACACCCGCCGGCGAGCTTCGTTGTTGTCCTTCTGGGATCTCGTTCCCATGAG AGCAGAACCTCTGCGAAAGAAGAAGAAGGTAGATCCTAAAAAAGACCAAGCAGTAAAGGACCGTTTGAAAAAGAGGATCCGACGACTGGAAAAGGCTAGCCAGGAGCTAATTCCCATTGAAGATTTTATTACACCTCTGAAGTTCTTGGATCAAGCACG TTCCATCTGTGATTGGCAATGGGAGGCTTGCGTCATATGTGACTACCGAGACTCTCTGGCCAGGAAGGTCAGTGCTCCCCAGCTTCCCACCTTTGGATTTGTGTGTTCCCAGACAGCGGCCTCACACAGAGCTCCCCTTTGA
- the MRPL40 gene encoding large ribosomal subunit protein mL40 isoform X4, giving the protein MRAEPLRKKKKVDPKKDQAVKDRLKKRIRRLEKASQELIPIEDFITPLKFLDQARQRPHTELPFEEGERRALLLKKWSLYKQREHEMERDTIRSMLEAQQEALQELQLMSPELHEEAIKRDPSLFPFEREGPDYTPPVSNYQPPEGRYQDITKVYTQVEFKR; this is encoded by the exons ATGAG AGCAGAACCTCTGCGAAAGAAGAAGAAGGTAGATCCTAAAAAAGACCAAGCAGTAAAGGACCGTTTGAAAAAGAGGATCCGACGACTGGAAAAGGCTAGCCAGGAGCTAATTCCCATTGAAGATTTTATTACACCTCTGAAGTTCTTGGATCAAGCACG ACAGCGGCCTCACACAGAGCTCCCCTTTGAGGAAGGCGAGCGGAGAGCTCTGCTCCTGAAGAAGTGGTCCCTGTACAAGCAGCGAGAGCATGAGATGGAGAGGGACACCATCAGGTCCATGCTTGAGGCCCAGCAGGAAGCTCTGCAGGAGCTACAACTCATGTCCCCAGAGCTCCATGAGGAGGCCATCAAGCGGGACCCCAGTCTGTTTCCCTTTGAGAGAGAAGGGCCAGATTACACACCACCGGTCTCCAACTACCAGCCCCCTGAAGGCAGGTACCAGGACATCACCAAGGTGTACACACAGGTGGAGTTCAAGAGATAG
- the MRPL40 gene encoding large ribosomal subunit protein mL40 isoform X3 has product MAAALGASARVLRPGSWLLGTWQTQIRDTRRRASLLSFWDLVPMRAEPLRKKKKVDPKKDQAVKDRLKKRIRRLEKASQELIPIEDFITPLKFLDQARQRPHTELPFEEGERRALLLKKWSLYKQREHEMERDTIRSMLEAQQEALQELQLMSPELHEEAIKRDPSLFPFEREGPDYTPPVSNYQPPEGRYQDITKVYTQVEFKR; this is encoded by the exons ATGGCCGCGGCGCTGGGCGCTTCCGCGCGCGTGCTGCGCCCGGGGAGCTG GCTTCTGGGAACTTGGCAGACACAGATTAGAGACACCCGCCGGCGAGCTTCGTTGTTGTCCTTCTGGGATCTCGTTCCCATGAG AGCAGAACCTCTGCGAAAGAAGAAGAAGGTAGATCCTAAAAAAGACCAAGCAGTAAAGGACCGTTTGAAAAAGAGGATCCGACGACTGGAAAAGGCTAGCCAGGAGCTAATTCCCATTGAAGATTTTATTACACCTCTGAAGTTCTTGGATCAAGCACG ACAGCGGCCTCACACAGAGCTCCCCTTTGAGGAAGGCGAGCGGAGAGCTCTGCTCCTGAAGAAGTGGTCCCTGTACAAGCAGCGAGAGCATGAGATGGAGAGGGACACCATCAGGTCCATGCTTGAGGCCCAGCAGGAAGCTCTGCAGGAGCTACAACTCATGTCCCCAGAGCTCCATGAGGAGGCCATCAAGCGGGACCCCAGTCTGTTTCCCTTTGAGAGAGAAGGGCCAGATTACACACCACCGGTCTCCAACTACCAGCCCCCTGAAGGCAGGTACCAGGACATCACCAAGGTGTACACACAGGTGGAGTTCAAGAGATAG